The Rhododendron vialii isolate Sample 1 chromosome 6a, ASM3025357v1 genome includes a window with the following:
- the LOC131330048 gene encoding F-box/LRR-repeat protein 4-like codes for MAKKGCKDLPDECWELILNKLHQLHHSLLESPSLSCKRFLSLTNALRTHLTIVDPRVFPVSVLLNRFPNLNSIHLSCFRDKDTFDRRSIDNPTPHFALEPLDFRRMTVDVATSNLNLDSLSFSGTELHLKGLRILGSRMKNLTVLTCSELRTLRDLELFAIADSMPCLEDLDISYPVNNFGWEDDEFEARSPGEMGVTDTGIEVLSSKLKRLRKIDVSGNEFLTNYSLITLSANCIYLTDIALCNCWSVTEYGIGFVMRNSPNLSSLSVQGIECGQLDEHSLCCARNLATLVFCTSTVPDEFLHLLVKAGIPLKSIHLDFSLQLPSYTLSGISSLLNKYQSLECLSLVQTYFLTDETMSDLSQCLSALVKIRLAICYNLTESTFFTLAKNCPLLEDITMEAANFGGGDRATEIVENPRIKSLNLGYNQNLSDECLAKFASVCPSLEVLDLSHCKGITEKGIADFLKTGSKIRKLCIVGCGGIKNIGNGFELSDLEILGAASSGINDEGLVVIGNRCRRLLHLNLDGCLGVTTIGLKEILTNCERLRKINLTGCLNVGTETVDWMMFSRPSLRKINLSYSCLPSEESWRKLFLRHGCLVINCLIEHLKVQL; via the exons atggcaaagaaGGGTTGCAAAGATCTACCAGACGAGTGCTGGGAACTCATACTCAACAAATTGCACCAACTCCACCACTCTCTTCTCGAATCCCCATCCCTCTCCTGCAAGCGATTCCTCTCCCTCACCAACGCCCTCCGCACCCACCTCACCATCGTCGATCCAAGGGTCTTTCCCGTCTCCGTACTCTTGAATCGGTTTCCGAATCTCAATTCCATCCATCTCAGCTGCTTCCGCGACAAAGATACCTTCGACCGACGGAGCATCGATAACCCAACACCCCATTTTGCCCTCGAACCCCTCGATTTCCGACGCATGACCGTAGACGTCGCAACCTCCAATTTGAACCTCGACTCCCTCAGTTTCTCGGGAACCGAGCTTCATTTGAAGGGCTTGAGAATACTGGGATCCCGTATGAAGAATTTGACGGTTTTGACGTGCTCCGAGCTTCGCACTTTACGCGACCTTGAATTATTTGCTATAGCCGATTCGATGCCGTGTTTGGAGGATCTAGATATCTCCTATCCTGTAAATAACTTTGGTTGGGAGGATGATGAATTCGAGGCTCGGAGCCCGGGTGAAATGGGCGTGACAGATACCGGGATCGAGGTGCTGTCGTCCAAGTTGAAGCGTTTGCGAAAGATAGACGTATCTGGTAACGAGTTTCTCACCAATTACTCACTTATAACTCTTTCCGCGAATTGCATCTACTTGACAGATATTGCACTTTGCAACTGTTGGTCGGTTACTGAGTATGGAATTGGATTTGTGATGCGCAATAGTCCCAATTTGAGTTCATTGTCAGTTCAGGGAATTGAATGTGGTCAATTAGATGAGCATTCACTTTGTTGTGCAAGAAATTTAGCAACTCTTGTTTTCTGCACTTCGACTGTCCCTGATGAATTTCTCCATTTGCTTGTTAAAGCTGGTATTCCTTTGAAGAGCATCCACCTTGATTTTTCCCTCCAACTCCCAAGTTACACCTTGTCTGGAATTTCGTCGCTTTTAAACAAGTACCAGTCCCTGGAGTGTTTATCTTTAGTACAAACATATTTTCTCACTGATGAGACAATGAGTGATTTATCTCAATGTCTCTCTGCTTTAGTCAAGATAAGGCTCGCTATTTGTTATAATCTAACTGAGTCAACCTTTTTCACGCTTGCAAAGAATTGTCCTTTACTTGAGGATATTACTATGGAGGCAGCGAATTTTGGAGGAGGAGATAGGGCTACCGAAATTGTGGAAAACCCACGAATAAAGTCTCTGAACTTGGGATATAATCAGAATCTGAGCGATGAATGTCTTGCTAAATTTGCTTCTGTATGCCCCAGTTTAGAGGTGCTTGATCTGTCTCATTGTAAGGGTATAACAGAGAAAGGCATTGCTGATTTCTTGAAGACTGGCTCCAAGATTAGGAAGTTGTGTATCGTTGGATGTGGGGGGATTAAGAACATTGGAAATGGTTTTGAACTCTCCGACTTGGAGATTCTAGGAGCAGCTAGCTCAGGGATTAATGATGAAGGGTTGGTGGTTATAGGGAATAGATGTCGCAGGCTCCTGCATTTGAACTTGGACGGTTGCTTGGGAGTGACAACAATCGGATTGAAAGAAATATTGACAAATTGCGAAAGATTGAGAAAGATAAATTTGACTGGGTGTCTTAATGTGGGTACGGAAACGGTAGATTGGATGATGTTTTCAAGGCCATCATTGAGGAAAATCAACCTGTCATATTCATGTTTGCCTTCTGAAGAAAGCTGGAGGAAGCTTTTCTTGCGCCATGGATGCCTTGTTAT TAACTGTCTGATTGAACACCTTAAAGTCCAACTATGA
- the LOC131328580 gene encoding EIN3-binding F-box protein 2-like, translated as MAKKGCKDLPDECWELIFNKLHQRHHSLLESLSLSCKRFLSLANALRTHLTVVDPRVFPVSVLLNRFPNLNSIHLSCFRDKDTFNLTLEPLDLQRMTIDVAASDLNLESLSFSGTGLHLESLRMLGSRMKNLKVLMCSQLRTLRDLELVVIADSMPCLEDLDISYPVNDFGWEADEFEARSPGEVGVTDTGIEVLSSKLKSLRKIDVSGNEFLTDYSLITLSTNCIYLTDIVLCDCSFTNHGIEFVMRNSPNLRSLSVQEIEFGEFDEHSLCCARNIANLDIYFSAVPDEFLHLLVKASFPLKSIHLDLSPYLPGFTLSGISSLLNKYRSLECLSLVQTYFLTDEAMSDLSQCLSALVTIRLTFCYNLTESTFFMLAKNCPLLEDITMETANFGGGDRATEIVENPRIKSLNLEYNQNLSDECLAKLASVCPSLEVLDVSCCKGITEKGIADFLKSGSKIRKLHIVECTGIKNVGNGFELSELDFIEAAKSGINDDGLVVIGNRCHGLLNLDLDGCLGVTTVGLKEILTNCERLRKINLSGCLNVCTETVDWMVFSRPSLRKITLPRSYLPSESQRQLFLHHGCLVSSE; from the coding sequence ATGGCAAAGAAGGGTTGCAAAGATCTTCCAGACGAGTGCTGGGAACTCATCTTCAACAAATTACACCAACGCCACCACTCTCTTCTCGAATCCCTATCCCTCTCCTGCAAGCGATTCCTCTCCCTCGCCAACGCCCTCCGCACCCACCTCACCGTCGTCGATCCAAGGGTCTTTCCCGTCTCCGTACTCTTGAATCGGTTTCCGAATCTCAATTCCATCCATCTCAGCTGCTTTCGCGACAAAGATACCTTCAATTTAACCCTCGAACCCCTCGATTTGCAACGCATGACCATAGACGTCGCAGCCTCCGATTTAAACCTCGAATCCCTCAGTTTCTCGGGAACCGGACTTCATTTGGAGAGCTTGAGAATGCTCGGATCCCGTATGAAGAATTTGAAGGTTTTGATGTGCTCCCAGCTTCGCACTTTACGCGACCTTGAATTAGTTGTCATAGCCGATTCGATGCCGTGTTTGGAGGATCTAGATATCTCCTATCCTGTAAATGACTTTGGTTGGGAGGCTGATGAATTCGAGGCTCGGAGCCCGGGTGAAGTGGGCGTGACAGATACCGGGATCGAGGTGTTGTCGTCCAAGTTGAAGAGTTTACGAAAGATAGACGTATCTGGTAACGAGTTTCTCACCGATTACTCGCTCATAACTCTTTCCACGAATTGCATCTACTTGACAGATATTGTACTTTGCGACTGTTCGTTTACTAACCATGGAATTGAATTTGTGATGCGCAATAGTCCCAATCTGCGTTCATTGTCTGTTCAGGAAATTGAATTTGGTGAATTTGATGAGCATTCACTTTGTTGTGCAAGAAATATAGCAAATCTTGATATCTACTTTTCTGCCGTCCCTGATGAATTTCTCCATTTGCTTGTTAAAGCTAGTTTTCCTTTGAAGAGCATCCACCTAGATCTTTCCCCCTATCTCCCAGGATTCACCTTGTCTGGAATTTCATCGCTTTTAAACAAATACCGGTCCCTGGAGTGTTTGTCTTTAGTACAAACATATTTTCTCACTGATGAGGCAATGAGTGATTTATCTCAATGTCTCTCTGCTTTAGTCACGATAAGGCTCACTTTTTGTTATAATCTAACTGAGTCAACCTTTTTCATGCTTGCAAAGAATTGTCCTTTACTTGAGGATATTACTATGGAGACAGCGAATTTTGGAGGAGGAGATAGGGCTACCGAAATTGTGGAAAACCCACGAATAAAGTCTCTGAACTTGGaatataatcaaaatctgagCGATGAATGTCTTGCTAAACTTGCTTCTGTTTGCCCCAGTTTAGAAGTGCTTGATGTGTCTTGTTGTAAGGGCATAACAGAGAAAGGCATTGCTGATTTCTTGAAGAGTGGCTCCAAGATTAGGAAGTTGCATATTGTTGAATGTACGGGGATTAAGAACGTCGGAAATGGTTTTGAACTCTCTGAATTGGACTTTATTGAAGCAGCCAAATCAGGCATTAATGATGATGGGCTGGTTGTTATAGGGAATAGATGTCACGGGCTCCTGAATTTGGACTTGGATGGTTGCTTGGGAGTGACAACAGTAGGGTTGAAAGAAATATTGACAAATTGCGAAAGATTGAGAAAGATAAATTTGTCTGGGTGTCTTAATGTGTGTACGGAGACTGTAGATTGGATGGTGTTTTCAAGGCCATCACTGAGGAAAATTACCCTGCCACGTTCATATTTGCCTTCTGAAAGCCAGAGGCAGCTTTTCTTGCACCATGGATGTCTTGTTTCGTCTGAATAA
- the LOC131330041 gene encoding probable alpha,alpha-trehalose-phosphate synthase [UDP-forming] 7, translating to MMSRSYTNLLDLASGNFPVMGRERERRRLLPRVMTVPGSIAELDDDQAHSVASDNPSSLASDRMIIVANQLPLKAKRRQDNKAWVFSWDEDSVLSQLKDGLPEDMEVLYIGSLRVDVDPIEQDDVAQLLLDRYKCVPTFLPPNILEKFYDGFCKKQLWSLFHYMLPFSADNGRRFDRSMWEAYVSANKLFSQKVIEVLNPEDDFVWIHDYHLMVLPTFLRRRFNRLRMGFFLHSPWPSSEIYRTLPVREEILKALLNCDLIGFHTFDYARHFLSCCSRMLGLEYQSKRGYIGLEYYGRTVGVKIMPVGVHMGQIESVMKLADKEGKVEELRQKYEGKTVFLGVDDMDIFKGIDLKLLAMEQMLKQHPKWLGRAVLVQIANPARGKGIGLEEAQVEIRESCKRINEEYGKPGYEPIIFIDRPVSINEKIAYYSIAECVVVTAVRDGMNLTPYEYIVCRQGALDTESGTDLSGPKKSMLVVSEFIGCSPSLSGAIRVNPWNVEATAEAMNEAISMEEAEKQLRHEKHYKYVSTHDVAYWSRSFMQDMERTCAEHFRRRCWGIGLGFGFRVVALDPNFRKLSIDAIVSEYCRAKSRAILLDYDGTVMPQNSLNKTPSAEVISILNRLCGDPRNTVFIVSGRGKDSLSKWLSPCRKLGIAAEHGYFLRWPQNKEWETSNQSSEFGWKQMAEPVMSLYTESTDGSSIEKKESALVWKYRDADPGFGFAQAKELLDHLESVLANEAVAVKSGQFIVEVRPQALTKGLVAEKIFTSMAENGKRADFVLCIGDDRSDEDMFEIIGNAVSRNILSSYTSIFACTVGQKPSKAKYYLDDTTEVITMLESLAEFADSPASSEEDSDGSP from the exons ATGATGTCCAGGTCGTATACCAACCTTTTAGATTTGGCATCTGGTAATTTCCCCGTAATGGGTAGAGAGAGGGAGCGGCGGCGGCTTCTTCCTAGGGTAATGACGGTTCCGGGAAGTATTGCTGAGCTTGATGATGATCAGGCTCATAGCGTTGCATCTGATAATCCCTCTTCTCTTGCCTCAGATAGGATGATTATTGTGGCGAATCAGTTACCTTTGAAAGCAAAGCGCCGGCAGGATAATAAAGCGTGGGTTTTTAGTTGGGATGAGGACTCTGTGCTTTCGCAACTGAAGGATGGTTTACCTGAAGATATGGAAGTGTTGTATATTGGGTCATTGAGGGTTGATGTCGATCCAATTGAACAGGATGATGTCGCGCAACTTCTGTTGGACAGATATAAATGCGTCCCTACTTTTTTACCACCGAATATTTTGGAGAAGTTCTATGATGGTTTCTGTAAGAAACAATTATGGTCACTTTTTCACTACATGTTGCCGTTTTCAGCAGACAACGGACGCCGGTTCGATCGGTCTATGTGGGAAGCTTATGTGTCTGCGAATAAGTTATTTTCCCAGAAAGTGATTGAGGTGCTGAATCCAGAGGATGATTTTGTGTGGATTCATGACTACCATTTGATGGTATTGCCCACCTTTTTGAGGCGGCGCTTCAACCGTTTACGAATGGGATTTTTCCTCCACAGCCCATGGCCCTCATCTGAGATTTACAGGACGCTTCCTGTTAGAGAAGAGATTTTGAAGGCTCTTCTCAACTGTGACCTTATCGGTTTTCACACATTCGACTATGCTCGgcattttctttcttgttgcAGTCGGATGTTGGGTTTAGAGTATCAGTCGAAAAGGGGATATATAGGGTTGGAATATTATGGAAGGACTGTTGGGGTAAAGATAATGCCAGTTGGGGTTCACATGGGTCAGATTGAGTCGGTGATGAAACTTGCTGATAAGGAGGGGAAGGTTGAGGAGCTCAGGCAGAAATATGAAGGAAAAACAGTATTTCTTGGAGTTGATGACATGGATATTTTTAAGGGTATCGATTTAAAACTTTTAGCAATGGAACAGATGCTCAAGCAACACCCAAAATGGCTGGGAAGGGCTGTGTTAGTTCAGATTGCAAATCCTGCTAGGGGTAAAGGGATAGGTTTGGAAGAAGCTCAGGTGGAGATACGAGAAAGCTGTAAGAGGATCAATGAAGAATATGGAAAGCCTGGTTATGAGCCCATAATATTTATTGATAGGCCGGTGTCCATAAATGAAAAGATTGCTTATTACAGCATTGCTGAGTGTGTTGTTGTGACAGCTGTGAGAGACGGAATGAACTTGACTCCATATGAGTATATTGTTTGTAGACAGGGTGCACTTGATACGGAATCAGGTACGGACTTGAGTGGACCCAAGAAGAGCATGTTGGTTGTGTCAGAGTTCATTGGATGTTCTCCTTCACTGAGTGGGGCGATTCGTGTCAATCCCTGGAATGTTGAAGCTACTGCAGAGGCAATGAATGAGGCTATATCAATGGAAGAAGCAGAGAAGCAGTTGAGGCACGAAAAACATTACAAGTATGTTAGCACCCATGACGTGGCTTATTGGTCAAGGAGCTTTATGCAAGATATGGAGAGAACTTGCGCGGAGCATTTTAGGCGAAGATGTTGGGGGATTGGTTTGGGATTTGGGTTCAGAGTTGTGGCACTTGATCCTAATTTCAGAAAGCTGTCGATAGATGCGATTGTTTCGGAATACTGCAGGGCGAAGAGTAGAGCCATTCTTTTGGACTACGATGGAACTGTGATGCCGCAGAACTCCCTCAACAAAACTCCAAGTGCAGAGGTGATCTCGATACTCAACAGACTATGTGGAGACCCCAGAAATACAGTGTTCATTGTCAGTGGAAGAGGAAAGGATAGCTTAAGCAAGTGGTTATCTCCTTGTAGGAAGCTTGGAATTGCTGCTGAACATGGCTACTTCTTGAG GTGGCCACAAAATAAAGAATGGGAAACTTCCAATCAGAGTTCTGAATTTGGATGGAAGCAAATGGCTGAACCTGTAATGAGTTTGTATACCGAGTCTACTGATGGTTCTTCTATTGAAAAGAAGGAAAGTGCGTTAGTCTGGAAATACCGTGATGCAGACCCAGGCTTCGGATTTGCTCAGGCAAAGGAGTTGTTAGATCATCTAGAGAGTGTTTTGGCGAATGAAGCTGTAGCTGTGAAGAGTGGTCAGTTCATTGTGGAAGTCAGGCCCCAGGCAT TAACCAAAGGCCTGGTTGCAGAAAAGATATTCACATCTATGGCTGAGAATGGTAAACGAGCAGATTTTGTGCTTTGCATTGGTGATGACAGATCCGATGAAGACATGTTTGAAATAATTGGTAATGCCGTGTCGAGGAACATCCTTTCATCCTATACTTCGATATTCGCATGTACAGTCGGACAGAAGCCAAGCAAAGCCAAATACTATTTGGATGATACAACTGAAGTGATAACCATGCTTGAATCTCTTGCTGAATTCGCTGATTCTCCGGCTTCCTCTGAAGAAGACTCTGATGGGTCCCCATGA